In Jeotgalibaca arthritidis, a single genomic region encodes these proteins:
- a CDS encoding LCP family glycopolymer transferase, producing MEEGRRSRSRKRKKKRTGLKIVLFLLLVALIAVGGFAFNVFRHLNDATDDIYTPIAEEEVDDIRGSAVTLSSKEPISILLLGVDSGDLGRTEQGRSDSIMVATVNPTTKKATLMSIPRDTYAEIVGYGTWDKINHAYAFGGTGMSINSIQNFLNIPIDYYVTVNMAGIQEIVNAVGGVDIVSPLTFTQDGYTFYEGQVNHMDGEAALAFARMRYADLDGDMGRQRRQQLIIEGVIDKVISPSTLFNYQDILGSLSNNIQTNFQSSDYLKLQSNDYLAAARNIQSEQLSGSGSTLSDGIWYYFVPDEELYRIQTLLRTELELN from the coding sequence ATGGAAGAAGGAAGACGCTCTCGTTCAAGAAAAAGAAAGAAAAAGAGAACAGGACTTAAAATTGTTTTATTTTTATTATTAGTCGCACTTATTGCTGTAGGAGGATTTGCATTTAATGTTTTTAGACATTTAAATGATGCAACAGATGATATTTATACACCTATTGCTGAAGAAGAAGTGGATGATATTCGTGGAAGTGCGGTCACTTTAAGTAGTAAAGAACCCATTTCTATTTTATTATTAGGCGTTGATTCAGGAGACTTAGGTCGTACTGAACAAGGCCGTTCGGATTCAATTATGGTGGCGACAGTTAACCCAACAACCAAGAAAGCAACATTGATGAGTATTCCACGTGACACCTACGCTGAAATTGTCGGATATGGGACTTGGGATAAAATTAACCACGCCTATGCCTTTGGTGGAACAGGTATGTCAATTAATTCTATTCAAAATTTCTTAAATATACCCATTGACTATTATGTAACAGTTAATATGGCTGGGATTCAAGAAATTGTCAATGCAGTTGGGGGAGTAGATATTGTTAGTCCACTTACCTTTACACAAGATGGCTATACCTTCTATGAGGGCCAAGTTAACCACATGGATGGTGAGGCTGCACTGGCATTTGCTCGTATGCGCTATGCAGATTTAGATGGTGACATGGGACGTCAAAGACGTCAGCAATTAATTATTGAAGGCGTCATCGACAAAGTAATTAGCCCATCGACCTTATTTAATTACCAAGATATTTTAGGATCATTGTCGAATAATATTCAAACAAATTTCCAATCATCAGATTACTTGAAGCTACAGAGTAATGACTATCTTGCGGCAGCGAGAAATATTCAAAGTGAGCAATTGTCAGGTAGCGGTAGTACGTTATCAGACGGTATTTGGTACTATTTTGTACCAGATGAAGAGCTATACCGGATTCAAACTTTATTGCGTACTGAGTTAGAATTAAACTAA
- a CDS encoding UTP--glucose-1-phosphate uridylyltransferase: MQKIRKAVIPAAGLGTRFLPATKAMAKEMMPVVDTPSIQYVVEEALKSGIEEILIITGKGKNAIEDHFDANISLENNLIEKNKDDLLNNVQSTTIPSIHYVRQAYPKGLGDAILQARAFVGDEPFVVLLGDDIMPNDVPLTKTLMGLAEQYDKGVVATIQIPKEKSDRFGVIDIQDEIGPHLYNTKHFVEKPLPEQSPSTLGIVGRYVLPAEIFTILENQEPDQGGEIQLTDALETLNKQNSLLAYEYTGTRYDVGDKYGMLVANIEIGLQHEETSEKMKEHIIELAKALKK; the protein is encoded by the coding sequence ATGCAAAAAATAAGAAAAGCTGTCATTCCTGCTGCAGGATTAGGAACACGCTTCTTACCAGCTACAAAAGCTATGGCTAAGGAAATGATGCCAGTTGTCGATACACCAAGTATCCAATATGTAGTTGAAGAAGCGCTAAAAAGTGGTATTGAGGAAATTCTGATTATTACGGGAAAAGGGAAAAATGCTATTGAAGATCACTTTGATGCGAATATTTCTCTTGAAAACAACTTAATTGAAAAAAATAAAGATGATTTATTAAACAATGTCCAGTCTACGACTATTCCATCCATTCATTATGTCCGCCAAGCTTATCCTAAAGGATTAGGAGATGCAATCCTACAAGCACGAGCGTTTGTAGGAGATGAGCCATTCGTTGTTCTGCTAGGTGATGATATTATGCCTAATGACGTGCCATTAACTAAAACATTAATGGGCTTAGCAGAGCAATACGACAAAGGTGTTGTTGCAACGATTCAGATTCCAAAAGAGAAATCGGACCGTTTTGGTGTCATTGATATTCAAGATGAAATTGGTCCGCATCTTTACAATACAAAACATTTTGTGGAAAAACCATTACCAGAACAATCACCAAGCACACTTGGCATTGTTGGACGTTATGTTTTGCCAGCTGAAATCTTTACGATTCTTGAAAATCAAGAACCTGATCAAGGTGGGGAAATTCAGTTAACAGATGCCTTGGAAACGTTGAACAAGCAAAATTCATTGTTGGCGTACGAGTATACAGGGACTCGTTATGACGTAGGAGATAAATATGGCATGCTTGTTGCCAATATTGAGATCGGTTTACAACATGAAGAAACCTCTGAAAAAATGAAAGAACATATTATAGAGCTAGCAAAAGCCTTAAAAAAATAG
- a CDS encoding nucleotide sugar dehydrogenase, producing MELYDSLISKEKKLALVGLGYVGMPIAVAFAEKVNVIGFDTNKEKIALYKKGIDPTNEVGNEVIKNTSVDFTYDENRLKEANFIVIAVPTPINQDKTPDLSPVEGATRTVGRNLKKGSVVVYESTVYPGVTEDVCIPILEEESGLKCGVDFKVGYSPERINPGDKVHRLENIIKIVSGIDEESLELIAKVYELVIEVGVHRAKSIKVAEAAKVVENSQRDINIAFMNELAMAFDRMGINTMEVVEAMNTKWNSLGFTPGLVGGHCIGVDPYYFVYEAEKLGYHSQIVLSGRQINDGMGNFITDSIIKKLVLSGKKVRDARVGIFGLTFKENTPDIRNTKVTDIISGLNSYGIEPIVTDPIADISETKREYNIDLISQSDIRDLDCVVLAVTHDDYKEMSFSDFEKFYSNTDEKVFIDIKSMFEENEIVSKGYHYWSL from the coding sequence ATGGAATTATATGATAGTTTGATTTCAAAAGAAAAAAAACTAGCCTTAGTTGGTTTAGGGTATGTTGGAATGCCGATTGCTGTAGCCTTTGCTGAGAAAGTAAATGTTATCGGATTTGATACAAATAAAGAAAAAATCGCTTTATATAAAAAAGGAATTGATCCAACCAACGAAGTAGGAAATGAAGTTATTAAGAATACTTCAGTAGATTTTACATATGACGAAAATAGACTTAAAGAAGCTAATTTTATTGTCATTGCGGTTCCTACTCCAATTAATCAAGATAAAACGCCTGACTTATCTCCAGTTGAAGGTGCTACTAGAACTGTGGGTAGAAATCTTAAAAAAGGTTCAGTCGTGGTTTACGAATCAACAGTGTATCCAGGAGTTACAGAAGATGTATGTATCCCTATTCTCGAAGAAGAGTCGGGCTTAAAGTGTGGCGTGGATTTCAAAGTAGGATACTCACCAGAGAGAATAAATCCAGGTGACAAAGTGCACAGGCTAGAAAATATTATTAAAATTGTTTCTGGAATTGATGAGGAGAGTTTAGAACTCATTGCAAAAGTCTATGAGTTAGTGATTGAGGTAGGAGTTCATAGAGCAAAGAGTATTAAAGTAGCAGAAGCTGCTAAAGTTGTAGAAAATAGTCAAAGAGATATTAACATTGCGTTTATGAATGAGTTAGCAATGGCTTTTGATCGAATGGGAATTAATACAATGGAAGTTGTAGAAGCTATGAACACTAAATGGAATTCTTTAGGTTTTACTCCTGGTTTAGTAGGAGGACATTGTATAGGTGTAGATCCATATTATTTCGTCTATGAAGCTGAAAAATTAGGTTATCACTCTCAAATAGTATTGTCTGGTAGGCAAATAAATGATGGGATGGGTAATTTTATTACAGATTCTATTATCAAAAAACTAGTTCTTTCTGGGAAAAAAGTTAGAGATGCGCGAGTAGGGATATTTGGCTTGACTTTTAAAGAAAATACACCAGACATAAGAAACACAAAAGTTACAGATATTATTAGTGGTTTAAATAGTTATGGAATCGAACCGATTGTAACGGATCCTATAGCTGATATCAGTGAGACTAAAAGAGAATATAATATTGATTTAATTTCTCAAAGTGATATTAGAGATTTAGATTGCGTTGTACTTGCTGTAACTCATGATGACTATAAAGAAATGTCATTCTCAGATTTTGAAAAATTCTACTCTAATACTGATGAGAAAGTATTCATAGATATCAAGAGTATGTTTGAAGAAAATGAGATTGTTAGCAAAGGTTATCATTACTGGTCGTTATAA
- a CDS encoding polysaccharide biosynthesis protein, which yields MFTNKTLLITGGTGSFGNAVLDRFLDTDLKEIRIFSRDEKKQDDMRKKYNNAKIKFYIGDVRDISSVQTAMGGVDFVFHAAALKQVPSCEFFPMEAVKTNVIGTDNVLTAAIEAGVKKVICLSTDKAAYPINAMGTSKAMMEKVFVAKSRNVDPEETLICGTRYGNVMASRGSVIPLFIEQLKSGKPFTVTEGSMTRFMMSLEEAVDLVMFAFENAEQGDIMVQKAPAATITTLVQAIQNIFGTKLSVETIGIRHGEKLYESLLTKEEAARAIDMGGFYRVPSDKRDLNYGKFFDEGNKEAVHLDEYNSDNTEQLTVEAMMEKLLELKYVQEELKGWVK from the coding sequence ATGTTTACTAACAAAACTTTACTTATTACAGGTGGGACAGGATCATTTGGAAATGCCGTATTGGATCGTTTCTTAGACACTGACTTGAAAGAAATCAGAATTTTTTCCAGAGATGAAAAAAAACAAGATGATATGCGTAAAAAATATAATAATGCAAAAATTAAATTTTATATTGGAGATGTGAGAGACATTAGCAGTGTTCAAACTGCTATGGGTGGTGTAGACTTTGTTTTTCATGCAGCCGCGTTAAAACAAGTTCCGTCATGTGAGTTCTTCCCGATGGAAGCCGTAAAAACAAACGTTATTGGAACAGATAATGTATTGACTGCTGCAATTGAAGCAGGTGTAAAAAAAGTTATTTGTTTATCAACTGATAAAGCAGCATATCCAATTAATGCAATGGGAACATCAAAAGCAATGATGGAAAAAGTATTTGTTGCAAAATCACGTAATGTTGATCCAGAAGAAACCTTAATTTGTGGAACTCGTTATGGAAATGTCATGGCTTCTCGTGGATCAGTTATTCCATTATTTATTGAGCAGTTAAAATCAGGTAAACCTTTTACAGTAACAGAAGGATCAATGACTCGTTTTATGATGAGCTTGGAAGAAGCTGTCGACTTAGTCATGTTTGCATTTGAGAATGCTGAACAGGGAGATATTATGGTTCAGAAAGCTCCTGCTGCAACAATTACAACTTTAGTACAAGCTATTCAAAATATCTTTGGAACAAAACTATCTGTAGAAACAATTGGAATACGCCACGGTGAAAAATTATATGAATCATTGTTAACGAAAGAAGAAGCAGCTCGTGCAATTGATATGGGTGGCTTTTATCGTGTGCCTTCAGATAAACGAGATTTAAACTATGGTAAATTCTTTGATGAAGGCAATAAAGAAGCTGTTCATTTAGATGAATATAACTCAGACAATACGGAACAACTAACTGTAGAGGCAATGATGGAAAAATTATTGGAATTGAAATATGTTCAAGAAGAATTAAAAGGTTGGGTTAAATAA
- a CDS encoding glycosyltransferase family 4 protein gives MKKDVLFMCQFFYPEYISSAVLPSETAFDLAKSGFEVGALCGYPHEYGLGADPTTQEIVDGVFIERIQYRDFDKSKFYGRLLNYFSFTGKMLLNIKKIKNYKTVIVYSNPPVLPLVAALANILYKTKIIFVSYDIYPEIAIETKVISETSIISRMMTFINNRVFKRLSRVIALSTEMKDYIEKNRSIPSYKIEVIPNWDNERTLKEKENVDNSLFNHLLDEKKTIISYFGNMGTAQDMETILSAIRRLKGNNDIHFLLAGHGNKMELLKEKVNSEKLKNVTIYEFLHGEDFADALAITDGFIVSLVEGLTGLCVPSKTYSYLAAGKPVLTIMDSICDITEDLLQYQAGFSIKNGESEKMAEIILKLTDDKLVSDMGANSKKLFLEKYTRQINTEKYARVLKEVLEEI, from the coding sequence ATGAAAAAAGATGTATTATTTATGTGCCAGTTTTTTTACCCAGAATATATTAGCTCAGCTGTACTACCTTCTGAAACGGCTTTTGATTTGGCTAAAAGTGGTTTTGAAGTAGGAGCGTTGTGTGGTTATCCTCATGAATATGGATTAGGAGCAGACCCAACTACGCAAGAAATTGTGGATGGGGTCTTTATTGAGCGGATTCAGTATCGTGATTTTGATAAAAGTAAATTTTATGGACGATTACTTAATTATTTTTCATTCACAGGAAAAATGCTTTTAAATATAAAAAAAATAAAGAATTATAAAACGGTAATTGTATATTCTAATCCGCCAGTTTTACCGCTAGTTGCTGCACTAGCTAATATACTTTATAAGACAAAAATCATTTTCGTAAGTTATGATATTTATCCTGAGATTGCAATAGAAACAAAAGTAATCAGTGAGACTAGTATTATAAGTCGAATGATGACATTTATTAATAACCGTGTTTTTAAACGATTGAGCAGAGTGATTGCATTATCGACAGAAATGAAAGATTATATTGAAAAAAATCGTTCAATTCCTTCATATAAAATTGAAGTAATTCCAAATTGGGATAATGAAAGAACATTAAAGGAAAAAGAAAATGTAGATAATTCACTGTTTAACCATCTACTTGATGAGAAAAAGACGATTATATCTTATTTTGGTAATATGGGAACTGCTCAAGATATGGAGACCATTTTGTCTGCGATACGCCGCTTAAAGGGAAATAATGACATTCATTTTCTACTAGCGGGGCATGGAAATAAGATGGAGTTACTTAAAGAAAAAGTAAATTCAGAAAAATTAAAAAATGTTACAATATATGAATTTTTACATGGAGAAGATTTTGCAGATGCACTTGCAATCACTGATGGTTTTATTGTTAGTTTAGTTGAAGGACTAACAGGTTTATGTGTTCCAAGTAAGACATACTCCTATTTGGCTGCAGGAAAGCCTGTTCTAACAATAATGGATTCGATTTGTGATATAACTGAAGATTTGTTACAATATCAAGCGGGTTTCTCTATCAAAAACGGTGAATCTGAAAAAATGGCTGAGATTATTTTGAAGTTAACTGATGATAAACTTGTTAGTGATATGGGAGCAAATAGCAAGAAATTATTTTTAGAAAAATATACTCGTCAAATTAATACTGAAAAGTATGCACGAGTATTAAAAGAAGTACTGGAGGAAATCTAA
- the galE gene encoding UDP-glucose 4-epimerase GalE, translated as MAVLVTGGAGYIGSHTVVELLNNNYEVVIVDNYSNSKPEVLNRIKQITGKDVTFYEADLLDKPALEAIFERETIDSVIHFAGYKAVGESVAMPINYYHNNITGTLMLLEAMKANNVKKIVFSSSATVYGMNNVSPLTEDMPTSATNPYGYTKVMIEQILQDVHVSDNEWDMALLRYFNPIGAHESGLIGEDPSGIPNNLMPYITQVAVGKRPQLSVFGNDYDTPDGTGVRDYIHVVDLAKGHLKALESFEKLPGVGIYNLGTGVGYSVLDLVHNFEKANDLAIPYTIVDRRPGDIGTCYADATRASELLNWQTEKDLEDMCRDSWNWQKNNPNGYLK; from the coding sequence ATGGCAGTTTTAGTAACAGGTGGCGCAGGTTATATCGGAAGCCACACCGTAGTTGAATTATTAAATAATAATTATGAGGTTGTCATTGTTGATAACTATTCAAACAGTAAACCAGAAGTGTTAAATCGAATCAAACAAATTACTGGTAAAGATGTTACCTTCTATGAAGCAGACTTATTAGACAAGCCAGCTTTGGAAGCTATTTTTGAAAGAGAAACCATTGATTCGGTCATTCATTTCGCCGGCTATAAGGCAGTTGGGGAATCCGTTGCAATGCCGATTAATTATTACCACAATAATATTACGGGTACGTTAATGTTGTTAGAGGCTATGAAAGCCAATAATGTGAAAAAAATTGTCTTCAGTTCATCTGCAACAGTTTACGGTATGAATAACGTGTCGCCATTAACGGAAGACATGCCTACTAGTGCAACAAACCCTTACGGCTATACAAAAGTCATGATTGAACAAATCCTTCAAGATGTTCATGTCTCTGACAACGAATGGGATATGGCACTCTTACGTTACTTCAATCCAATTGGTGCTCATGAATCTGGTTTAATCGGTGAAGACCCATCAGGAATCCCGAATAACTTGATGCCTTACATCACTCAAGTAGCTGTAGGCAAACGACCACAATTAAGTGTCTTTGGTAACGATTATGATACACCAGACGGCACAGGTGTCCGTGACTACATTCACGTTGTCGATTTAGCTAAAGGCCACCTGAAAGCTCTAGAGAGCTTTGAAAAGCTGCCTGGTGTTGGTATTTATAACCTGGGTACAGGAGTTGGTTACAGCGTTCTTGACTTGGTTCATAACTTTGAAAAGGCAAATGACCTTGCTATTCCTTATACAATTGTGGACCGTCGTCCTGGCGATATTGGAACTTGCTATGCAGATGCGACTCGTGCGTCAGAGTTGTTAAACTGGCAAACAGAAAAAGATTTGGAAGACATGTGCCGTGATTCGTGGAACTGGCAAAAAAACAATCCAAATGGGTATTTAAAATAA
- a CDS encoding LCP family glycopolymer transferase, protein MSENRRTLHRKKRRNKKIIFVAIALFLMFYTGAWFIFNQVNSSIGNIFNDISVNDKRDGSSVVINQTQPISFVFLGVDNGVDGRETDVGRSDAIIIATLNPNTNKTTLVSIPRDTYALMDGYESEYGWIFYDKITHAYAYGEAEMSINSIQELINVPIDYYVEINMQGLVDIVDAIDGIEVTSPLTFESSGHLFNEGVTEVLNGTEALVFARMRKEDPEGDFGRQKREKLVIEAIINKVLSFETLTNYQTILQTMEDNVKTNLSFKQMTDILAGYRGALENIEQDNLIGEELWLDEIYYLYANPENRLEISNILREELELDSIEIEELTLSDTDWNYLYNYYYVEDDTSEEVYEDNNIYAEEYLEENQY, encoded by the coding sequence ATGAGTGAGAACAGAAGGACTTTACATCGAAAAAAGAGAAGAAATAAAAAAATTATATTTGTAGCTATTGCTTTATTTTTGATGTTTTATACCGGAGCTTGGTTTATTTTTAACCAGGTTAACTCTTCAATAGGTAATATATTTAATGATATTAGTGTTAATGATAAGAGAGATGGTAGTAGTGTAGTCATTAATCAGACGCAACCCATATCTTTTGTTTTTCTAGGTGTAGATAATGGTGTTGATGGGAGAGAAACTGATGTAGGTAGATCAGATGCAATTATAATAGCTACTTTAAATCCTAATACAAACAAGACGACTTTAGTCAGTATTCCTAGAGATACGTATGCATTGATGGATGGTTATGAATCAGAATATGGATGGATTTTCTATGATAAGATTACCCATGCCTATGCTTACGGAGAAGCTGAAATGTCTATTAATTCTATACAAGAGTTGATTAATGTTCCAATCGATTATTATGTGGAAATAAATATGCAAGGTTTAGTTGATATAGTAGATGCTATAGATGGTATTGAAGTAACGAGTCCTTTAACATTTGAATCTAGCGGACACCTATTTAATGAAGGCGTTACAGAAGTGTTAAATGGAACTGAGGCTTTGGTGTTTGCTCGTATGAGGAAAGAGGATCCCGAGGGAGATTTTGGTAGACAAAAAAGAGAGAAGCTTGTTATAGAAGCAATTATTAATAAAGTTCTTAGTTTTGAAACACTTACAAACTACCAAACTATTTTACAAACGATGGAAGATAATGTAAAAACAAATCTTTCTTTTAAACAAATGACTGACATACTAGCTGGGTATAGGGGCGCCTTGGAGAATATTGAGCAAGATAACTTAATCGGAGAAGAGCTGTGGTTAGATGAGATTTATTACTTGTATGCTAATCCAGAAAATCGATTAGAAATATCCAATATTTTAAGGGAAGAACTAGAACTAGATTCTATTGAAATTGAAGAATTGACTCTGTCTGATACAGACTGGAACTATTTATATAATTATTATTATGTAGAAGACGATACTAGTGAAGAAGTTTATGAAGATAATAATATTTACGCTGAAGAATATTTAGAAGAAAACCAATATTAA